In Capricornis sumatraensis isolate serow.1 chromosome 2, serow.2, whole genome shotgun sequence, the DNA window CCTGACGGCCAGGCACCTGGGCAGACACGGTTCATTtgatgaaaagcaaatgagacaTGGCTTTCATAATAAGAAAGTAAGCTAGAAACTACAGCCCAATCTCAGAGCACCGTAAAAGTCAGTGACACAGCGGGAAACGTGCAAGACAGCCTCCTGCTCTCCTGCAGCCTCTTAGCTGCTTGAAGCACTTTCCGCAAAACTGAGAGCTAGAGAGAAACTTGATTGTCTTCGAGGCAGTGGTCAGGAATGCCTACAGATAAGGCCGCGACCGGGCATCAAATAACTTGTGATAACCAAGCACTGAGAGTCCACAGCCTGCACTGCTGTGGACGGATAGCCAAGATGATAAACACGCAAGGTGGGGAAGGCCCCTTCCTGGAGCAGGAGGTGGGTTCGTGAGTGCAGGTGAATGGGTGCGTTCGGAAGCTGAAGCTCACGGGGGTCGGCTCGCAGGGCGCCGGGTGTTCACGTGGCCTCAGGTGTCGCCACACGATACAGGTTCCTTCCCGGGGAAACCCAGTCACTTGCAGTGAAGAGGACTCCGGGCTCCTGCCGCTGAGGTCCCCAGGCCCAGCTCCAGCCCACGGGCTTCCCGGGCGGGCCCTCTTCCTTTGAGTCAGGCTCTAGGCGGGAGGCCGGCGGGCGGGCTTCCCCAGGAGGCGGGACGCCCCTCCTAGGTGGCCGTGGCTTCTGTCCCACAGGCTCCAGCAAGGTGCTGCTGAGGCCGCGGACGACCCAGGAGGTGGCACACGTCCTCAGGTAGGCGCCCTGCCCGCCCCACCGCCTCGTCACCAGCGCGGGGCGGAGAGCACACGGACCCCGCGGCCAGGCAGGCGGGGGCGGGAGGCGGGCAGAGCCGGAGACAGAGGGGCCGAGCAGGCTGAGCAGAGCCGCGGCCTCCAGGGGGCGCCAGGCAGCCTAGACACGCAGGGCGGCGGTGGGCACAGGCCTTTTCTTGAAAAACGCCTGCTTTGAAGTTTTCTATCCCTGTACCCTCGTGTTTACtatagaaaaattggaaaacatagaaagccatcaagaaaaaaaaattgcaaaagcaAAATTTTCCTCTCCAAATATAACCGCCGATGACATTTTGGTTTGTCAGCTCAGCGCTTTCCTGCGCGTGTGTGGGCTGTTAAGCATCATCACATTGTATCTCCCACGTCACGGCCTTTCCCTTCCATGTGGCTATGCCCGTGGTCTGATTCCTATTCCACGCCACTGTCGATGCGTGGAAGGTGAGCGCCCGAGAGTGCTCTGTCCCCGCCGCCCGTGGAGGTGTGTGCGGGGCCCCGGGACACCTGGTGCTGCTCTGTCTGAGCTGCGGCTGGAGGCTGGCTGCCTGGCAGGTGGCTCACGTGACGCACGTGGGCAGCCTGCCCCTCGGGGTGGGGGCCCCAGTGCCCAGATCTTGACCCATCAGGGCCCGGTCCCTTCAGGTCCTTGCTCGGTAGGAGGCTGGCTGGGGACGAGGTGCTGCTGGTGACTCTGACCTGCCTCTGAAGGGCAatgggcaggggaggggtggacAGCCCAGGATAAAGGGGAGCAGAgatgcggggtggggggcgggaggggccCTGAGTGCCCGGGGCTGCAGCTGTCGAGATGAACAGGCAGGGCGGCAGCGGATGCTCTGTCTGCGCTCGGAGGAGCAGCCTCGGGGTGGCCCGGGCCTCGTCTGTGACCTGGGAAGACCATGACCGCCTGTTCCCCCCGCGGTTTGCGGGGTCACTTGCCCCTCAGACTCCTGTCGTGTGTGGGGATGGAGGAGGCACCCCCTTGAGGCTGCGGCAGGAAGTGGCTTGGCTCGGTGGTGGGAGAGGCTGGGCTCTCATGGCCCTGACGGCGTCCTCCCCGGGTGCTGGCGTGGGAGTCGGAGGCAGCCCTGACCCTGGTCCTCGGCGTGTCCCAGGTACTGTCACGAGCGGAACCTGGCCGTGAACCCCCAGGGGGGCAACACAGGCATGGTGGGCGGCAGCACGCCGGTCTTTGACGAGGTCATCCTGTCCACCGCCCTCATGAACCAGGTCCTCAGCTTCCATGACGTGTCGGGTAAGGCTGGCCGCCCCCGGGACTTCTCTCTCGGCTGCTGGgccgggctgggctgggctgggctgggctgggctggggaggggggcccGGGTCCGGGGTGGGGGGACGAGCAGGCACCCAGGCCCCTTGGTCCTTGGGGCGACTTAGACCTTGGACTTGAGCTGCTCTGTGGCCCCTCCCAGCCACGCCGACCCTCCCTGAGGCCTGCGGGGTGTATAAGGGGCTCCACAGTTTCGAAGCTCCAGGCCCCACAACTGTGTGGGTGCCTCTCGGGCAGGACCCCTGGGCAGAGCACGCTCTCTGGCCAGGGCACCTGGACACTGGGGGGCTGGGCGGGACCCCAGGATCCACCCACTCAatgccagcagcatctccagccCAGATTGTCTCCAGACTTGTCACATGCCCCCTGGGGCAGAATCCCACCCGCACTTGAGGGCCCTAGCCTTGTAGGAACCCCTCTTCACCGCTCTCTTTCgtgagcctgtgtgtgtgagcCCTGTTCCCCCGACGTGGCCCCACTGGCCTTTCCTCTTTTCCCATAAAGCCATCTTCTAGGGGAGGGATGAGGGACACCCGTTTTCCTCCTCACCTTGGTTCCTGGATGGGCAGATGCCCCTCCCGGGGTTTTTGGCCTGCTGGGCCCCCTGGGCTGAGCTTGATGGCCCCCACGGGGGCTCTGCTTGCTCGGCAGGGGTCCTGGTCTGCCAGGCGGGGTGTGTTTTGGAGGCGCTGAGCCAGTACGTGGAGGAGCGGGGCTTCATCATGCCTTTGGACCTCGGGGCGAAGGGCAGCTGCCACATCGGGGGGAATGTGGCTACCAACGCAGGCGGCCTGCGGTTCCTGCGATACGGCTCCCTGCGGGGGACGGTCCTGGGCCTGGAAGTGGTGAGCTGGGGACACTTGCCGCCAGGCGCTGGCCCTGCTTCCAGGGACCTGGCCGGACCTGCTCTGGCTCCTGGGTTGGTCCCAGGGGCCTGGCCTTTCCCAGTGGTCGGCATGCAAGGTCTCTGGTGAGACACCCCTGGCTCAGAAGTCAGGTGCACCCTTGCTCCCATACACGGGCACCCAGGGTGCTGCAGGCCCAGCCTTGGTGCCACCTTCTCGGGCCTCAGGTGGGCAGGGAGGCCACCTCGGGGTGCGGCCTGGTCTCCCCTGGGCCTCACCTGGGCCGTGGGGGTTACACGCGGCACCCCGCTCTCTGGCTTCCCACGAGGCGATGATGCACCTCCTGCCCCCACGAAGGGCTGCTGTGGGGGCTGTTCCCCTGAGCAGGTTCCCGGGTGGTGGCGTTCTGCCCGCTGGCTCCCCGGGGGCCCGTGCCGCCACAGCTCCAGGGCTTTTCTAAAGCGCGGCCCCTGTGTTTGCCcactgggggcgggggaggcgctCCTGTCTGGTGAGCCGCGGGCCCCTGAGCTGCTCTCCGGCTGCAGGCTGCTTCATCGCAAGTCTCCTGCTGGCTTCTGCATGCTGTGCTGCTAAGCTTCTGACTAAATTCACCAGAGAGAGCATGACTGAGGCGCCTGTGGATGAGGAGCGCAGGGATGGGCACTGGTGCACTGCCTTTCCCTGCCTTCCTGCACCCTGGGTGCTTCGTGCTCCACCCGGGTGCTCCCTGCCTTCCTGCACCCCGGGTGCTCCCTGCTCCACCCGAGGTGCTCCCCGCCCCATCTGGGTGCTCCCTGCTCCACCCGAGTGCTCCTGGCTCCACCCTAGGTGCTCCCTGCTCTACCCGAGGTGCTCCCCGCCCCATCTGGCTGCTCCCTGCTCTGCCCCAGGTGCTCTGCACCCTGCCCTGGGTGCTCCCCGcccccctcctctgccccagggcTCGCTCTCGGTGCACAGGGTGGGTTGGCTACCCCAGGGCAGCGTGGGGCCAGTGCTGACGCCATCTCTAGGTGCTGGCCGACGGAACCGTCCTGAACTGCCTCACGTCTCTGCGGAAGGACAACACGGGCTACGACCTGAAGCAGCTCTTCATTGGGTCAGAGGGCACCCTGGGGGTCATCACGGCCGTGTCCATCCTGTGTCCGCCCAAGCCCAGCGCTGTGAACGTGGCCTTCCTTGGTAGgcgccctcccccagcctctggggGATTCTTGGGCAGCACTGCCTGCAGCTACGCAGGCCGCCCCTCCCGTTCCTCCCGCCTCTCCCTCTGCCCGTAGGCTGGGACCTGGCCTTGGTGCCAAGGTGGGGTCTGGACCGGGTGCGCTTTATTCTGTAAAAGGACCGGGGCTTCCTGCGTCTCATCCACCCGGTGTTTGTTATTCCTAAATAACAGCTCACGCTGTGGGGTAAAGACcgaaaggaaacaaaaccaaaagaagaCAAATCAGGAGagccgggtttgacccctgggttgggacgatccgctggaggagggcatggcaacccactccagtgttcttgcctggaggatcccagggacagaggagcctggcagggtgcggtccctggggtcacacagagtcggacgcgagtGAATGactttccttccctctcactcactcactcatgccgGAAGGTTCGCAGGGAAGCAGCGTTTGGTGCCAGGTCCAGGGCCGGGTCCGTTCATCTCAGGGCCGTTAGTCCACCTGGGGGGGCCAGCGGCTCGCCACCGTCTCTGCAGGCGCGTCGGGGCCCCCTCCGGCCGCGCGGCTTCTTGACTCCCCTGCCCCAAGTCCCTCTCCTGCCCCGTCCCCATCCACCCGCGCCAGGCTCTGGCCCCACGACCTTGTCGTCCTAATGCCGTCTGCCCGCCCCTTCTGTCGCGCTGGTCGTCACTGTAATTCCACGTTTGCTGTCCTGCGTCGGGCTTTCCCGGCCCGCGCTGTGAACACATCCTGGTTGCTCTGTCACGGACGCCTGGGGCTGTGAGTCCCTGTTGAGTCCATGTGAGTCCATGTGTGTCTGTCTGGCACGTCTCCCTCCCCTTTCCTGGAAGGTGGCCCCAGCGTCTGGCGTCTCCCGTCCTGTGGGAGCGGCGCTCCTCGTGGCTCCGGTGGTGGGTTGGCGTCCCCTGCGGCCGCCCTGAGcggctgtttctctttctttggccAACGCAGagatttcctcttttcctttggtCTCTTATGGGTTCCAGTATGTCTCCTGTGAGAgcgcgtttctttttctttctggagctTCCTAAGCGCCCCACTTCCAGAAGCTTCCCTCCACCCCGTCCTCAGCAGCCACccagccctctctcctcccagcacGGTGATGAGACGCACGAGGGGACCTTTCAGGCTGTCGGTCTCCACGTGTCGTAACCACGCGGCTTTCCCTCCTGTCCCGCTCTGTGTTGTCTTCTGGAAGATTCCCTCCGATCTGTCTCCAGTTCGCTCAGCTCCCTTTGCTGGGGTTCACAGGCCACCCCTGGCTGCTCCTTGGCCCCACGGGTGGGTCCCACCCCCtgaccctcctccctgcccttcccGGGACCCCTCAGGGCCTCCTCATCCCTGCCGGGAAGGGCCGAGCTCACCCCCGTGCCCACCAGGTCTTCTTGGCCCGCCCCGCCTGCCTGCACATCGACGTCCGTGCTCTGCCTCAGGCGCCTGGCAGCCAGCCCCGGGTGCTGGGGCGCCGCGGAGAGCTGGGTGCCAGGAAACGTGCCCTGAATGCTTGCGGGACCCGGGGTGTCAGAGACACAGCCGAGTTGCTTCCCGAGGGGCCCGTTTCTTCCCGCGTGTTTGCGACTTTCCAAGTGGCCGTTGGCCGGGCGGGTTGGTTTTGCTGCCTGAAGGGCGGCTCGGGTGGCCCGTGGAGGCCCCGTGTCTGCCTGCCAGTCTGCCTGTTCTCTCACCGTACCTGTTGCAGGCTGTCCGGGCTTTGCCGAAGTGCTGCAGACCTTCCGTACCTGCAGGGCGATGCTGGGCGAGATCCTGTCTGCGTTTGAGTTCATGGATGCTGAGTGCATGACGCTGGTCAGGCTCCACCTTGGTCTCTCCTGCCCCGTGCAAGGTACTGTCCCTGCCTGCCTGTGGGCAGTGCCCGCCTCACCTTTGGCGCCATTTGGCATGTGGGCTGATGGAAGGTGCCAGGCCTCCAGCCCGTCCGTGGAGTGGAGGGGGCAGGAAGCACGGCGGTTCTGGCCTCCCCGTTGCTGTTGAGGGCAGGGCTCTCCCTGAGATCCCTTCCCCAGCAGAGCTGGGTCAGATGCTGGCAGTTGTGCCAAAGCCCCGGGGTGTCTGGAACAGCTGGACACAGTCAGGACCCTCCGCCGGCTCTTCAGCTGGGAGAAGTGTCCCCCCAAAACGTGCCAGCCCCCAGAGCTCAGCCAGCTCCTTCCAATTTAGCTGACGAGCTTGTCACACCTGGTTCTTGAGTCCACGCACTGTGTGCGTCTGGGTAAACCTGCACAGCTGCAGGTCCTGGCACTCTCACTCCTGAAAACGACCAGAGGAAGCAGCCCTGGTCTCACCCCAGGCCACCCTCACGGAACCGCAGCCCTCAGCAAGGGCACTGCTTTTCCCCGTTCTGGAGGCTACAAGCCCAGGACCAGGGCTCCACGGGGGCTGGGTGAGGTGGGGGCTCTCACGTGGCATCTTCTCTATATGTGAGGGCCTGGAAAAGTGGAGGGTcccttggggtggggtgggaaggtccctgggtgggaggggagtctCTAATGGGATGGAGGGCCCCTGGGGGCGTAGAGGTCCCCTGGGGGTTTTGAGGGCCCCTGGGGGGTGTGCAGGGTCCCTGGGGCTGTTAAGGGCCCCTGGGGGTATGGAGGGTCCCTGGAGGGTGTGGAGGGTCCCTGGAGGTGTTGACAACCCCTGGGGGGTATGGAGGCCCCTGGGGCGTGGAGGGTCCCTGGAGGGTGTGGAGGGTCCCTGGATGGACAGAGGACCTCTGGGGGTGTGCAGGGCCCCTGGGGGGTATGGAGGGTCCCTGGGGAATGTTGAGGGCCCCTGGGGGATGTTGAGGGCCCCTGGGGAGTGTGGAGGGTCCCTGGGGATGTGGAGGGCCCCTGGGGGCATGGAGGGTCCCTGGAGGGTGTGGAGGGTCCCTGGGGGTGTGGAGGGTCCCTGGAGGGTGTGGAGGGTCCCTGGGGGTGTGGAGGGCCCCTGGGGGTTGTGGAGGGTCCCTGGGGGTGTGGAGGGCCCCTGGGGGCATGGAGGGTCCCTGGAGGGTGTGGAGGGTCCCTGGGGGTGTGGAGGGCCCCTGGGGGTGGTGGAGGATCCCTGGGGGTGTGGAGGGCCCCTGGGGGTGTGGAGGGCCCCTGGGGGTGTGGAGGGCCCCTGGGGGTTGTGGAGGGTCCCTGGGGGTGTGGAGGGCCCCTGGAGGGTGTGGAGGGTCCCTGGGGGTGTGGAGGGCCCCTGGGGGTTGTGGAGGGTCACTGGGGGTGTGGAGGGCCCCTGTATGCACAGAATGCCCCTGAGGAATCATCCACCACGGCAGGCAGCACACCTCCACTCAACCTGTGGTTTGATGAGAGGAGCCCTGCCCTCCACTGCACAATCCCGGCCCCAGCATTCCGGCTCTGCCTTGTCTCCGGGGGGCACTGTTTCTCTTACAGTGAAGGACCTGTCTTTAGCCACAGTAGCCGGTGGCTGCTCTGTGGGTGACCCCAGCACGTCGGGAGGTGCTGGAGCTCCCTGGCCCCAGCGGTCCCGCCCCGGCCTTCCCCTGACCGCCTCCCCCTGCTCACCCTGCCTCTGCGCTTCCAGAAAGCCCCTTCTACGTCCTCATTGAGACAGCGGGCTCCGGGCCGGGGCATGACGCTGAAAAGCTGGGCTGCTTCCTGGAGCAGGCGCTGGATTCAGGGCTGGTGACCGACGGGACCCTGGGCAGCGACGAGAGGAGGATCAAGGTGGGCAAtgaccccccccccgccaccgctGAAGTGAGAGGGGCTGCGGCCGGGACCCACCTGCCGGCCGCCTCACTGAAACACACTCGGTGTCTGCGCCTGTGGACAGGGGGTGGCTGGGCAGGGCGTGGGGGGCTCCCTGGGAGGGGCTTCACCAGAGGGTGAGGAAGGTGGGCCTGGCATGGAGGAGGCTGCTATCACCGTGTGGGCGTGGGAGCTGGGGGGCCACGGTCACCGTCCAGGGACCTGGGGCCTTGGAGGCTGCTACCCATCCTGTTCCCACCTGGCCCTCCGGTCTGGGTTCCTCAGAGGCCCTCACCTCCTGACACAGGATTTCAGTCCTGCTCCTAGTGACCCGCCACCTTCCTGTCCTTCCTGTCAGCCACTCCCTCCACTCCTTGCTGTGAGGCTGGGCTTGCTGGGCTgagtcctgggggtgggggggatggggcTGAGTCCtcggggggggggcggtgggggctgagtcctggggggggtgggggctgagtcCTGGGGGGGATGGGGCTGAGTCCTGGGGGGGATGGGGCTGAGTCctcgggggggtgggggctgagtcCTGGGGGGGATGGGGCTGAGTCCTGGGGGGGATGGGGCTGAGTcctgggggggggtgggggctgagtcctcgggggggtgggggctgagtcctgggggggggtgggggctgagtcctggggggggtgggggctgagtcctcgggggggtgggggctgagtcCTGGAATGATTGGGCCTGTGTCCTGGGGGAGATGGGAGCTGAGTCCTGGAGGGGATGGGGGCTGAGTCCTGGGGGGGGTGGGAGCTGAGTCCTGGGGGGGATGGGGCTGAGTCctcgggggggtgggggctgagtcCTGGGGGGGATGGGGCTGAGTCCTGGGGGGGATGGGGCTGAGtcctggggggggtgggggctgagtcctcgggggggtgggggctgagtcctcgggggggtgggggctgagtcctggggggtgtgggggagatGGGAGCTGAGTCCTGGAGGGGATGGGGGCTGAGtcctggggggggtgggggctgagtcCTGGGGGGGATAGGGGCTGAGACCTGGGCTAtgtcctcctctccccaccaggGCCCAGTGCTGGGGCTTGCCTCCCATGCTTCCCTTGATTCCCACTAAACGCACTTGCCTGGGAATGAGGAACCTCTGGGCCTCAGGCCTGAGAGCCGGGCCCTGCCTGCTCTGGGCACAGGGCCCACGTCTTCTGATGGAGGGCCCAGGTCCAGCGACCCCGGCTCTGTCTGGGTGCATCGAGCTCCAGGCTGCTGTGTGGGGTGGGCGGAGCTAGAGCAGGGCTCCTGGGCCGTCTGCCGGGGGAGGGGTCCCACCCCAGGGGTCATACCGCCTACCTTGATGCCCCGTTCTCAAGCGTTGGTGTCTGGGGCCCTGGTGGAGACacggggtgggggtcgggggtgtTTGAGCCTGGATGGGTGACGGAGCAGCGTTAGCTGTGCAGGTGCACAGAGGTGTTGCAGAAGGAACGTTCTAGAGAGACTGGGTTCTAGAGAGGCTGGGTTTGGAGCGGTGGGCGAGGTGGGTGGACAAGGGGCCTACAGCTCTGTGGGCTTGAGGAGGCCGCACAGGGCGGGCGGGGCTGCTGGGCTCAGGCCGGGCATGTGGCCGGGCCCCAGGCACGGGAGGAGCGTCAGGTCACGATGAAGTTCGGGGCGCCCAGGCGTGGGAAGGGCGCGACCCACAGTGCTGAGCAGTTGGGGAAACGCAGACGCCCAGTGGGTATCCCGTGCTGGCGAGGAACTGTTCCTTACTCAGGGGTGATTATTGCACTGTGGGcttgttaaaaaagaaatgaagaaaacgaTGTTTTCCCTTACCCAGAAAGCTGCCTCGCCTCGATGTTTCCTGAGACATGGAGGTGGGACTGGGAGGATGGGGGGTGATGAGACGGGACAAGCCTGGGGACCCCCTCCCGGGCCGTCTGTGACGAGACAGGGCGTCGTGGGGTGCT includes these proteins:
- the D2HGDH gene encoding D-2-hydroxyglutarate dehydrogenase, mitochondrial, whose protein sequence is MMPPLVPRWPAWLFCWRAACIQGASVRQRMWVGPSRIPGLGGPRGAWGTSPLAPQGSCSASSRAPEVTLTPERYPVRRLPFSVVSEDDLAALEQVVPGRVITDPEELEAPNLDWLRTVRGSSKVLLRPRTTQEVAHVLRYCHERNLAVNPQGGNTGMVGGSTPVFDEVILSTALMNQVLSFHDVSGVLVCQAGCVLEALSQYVEERGFIMPLDLGAKGSCHIGGNVATNAGGLRFLRYGSLRGTVLGLEVVLADGTVLNCLTSLRKDNTGYDLKQLFIGSEGTLGVITAVSILCPPKPSAVNVAFLGCPGFAEVLQTFRTCRAMLGEILSAFEFMDAECMTLVRLHLGLSCPVQESPFYVLIETAGSGPGHDAEKLGCFLEQALDSGLVTDGTLGSDERRIKMLWALRERITEALSHDGYVYKYDLSLPLDRLYDLVGDLRARLGPSAKHVVGYGHLGDGNLHLNVTAETFSASLLGALEPYVYEWTAGQRGSVSAEHGLGFKKKDVLGYSKPPEALQLMRQLKALLDPKGILNPYKMLPSHS